The following are from one region of the Candidatus Protochlamydia phocaeensis genome:
- a CDS encoding NFACT RNA binding domain-containing protein, which translates to MPSPSFSFSQITILAQELQEKLTDAVLISCTFVHPKKFWLNFHKEDHPQALLWCFEQPFVRFHLSRYPFQKALPFSSLQSELAGLTLTSVDILNQDRILKLSFASADRMRVLIGEFFSKHPNYYLINEEGNILFSLFPLSSPYYRLPPPVPIPSSSSSSPLPNSESVEQAYRQLEREWEFEKEKKAVEARLLRMQAHLKRKKTQLESQWQACSTWEKVKHEGELIKAHFAQLKKGLSHLEVWDWLVDKPYTLILNPTWTPQEEMAHRFKRAKKLQAGLSHMAEQINKTEQALLKNEQALEEVERIQTKEELLRLFSIPARAPAVKKQTTPLPPYREYVSSSGLLIWVGRNAKANDSLTFRLARGSDWWLHAQGFPGSHVLIRTQKGQDPDPDAIADAIQLALYHSQAKERQEAEICLTQRKYVSRLGKGQPGKVQISKHKTIWARFDPQRYQAIKQRRQLNADD; encoded by the coding sequence ATGCCTAGTCCATCTTTTAGCTTTTCACAGATCACGATTCTTGCCCAAGAACTTCAAGAAAAATTAACAGACGCTGTCCTTATATCTTGTACTTTTGTTCATCCGAAAAAGTTCTGGCTGAATTTTCATAAAGAGGACCACCCTCAAGCTCTTCTGTGGTGTTTTGAACAGCCATTCGTCCGCTTTCACCTCTCGCGTTACCCGTTTCAAAAAGCGCTTCCCTTTTCCTCCTTGCAAAGCGAATTGGCCGGTCTGACATTAACCAGCGTCGACATATTGAACCAAGACCGCATTCTCAAATTAAGCTTTGCTTCTGCTGATCGGATGCGTGTTCTCATTGGCGAATTCTTTTCCAAGCATCCCAATTATTACTTGATCAATGAAGAGGGAAACATTCTCTTTTCCCTTTTTCCTCTCTCTTCGCCTTATTACCGGCTGCCTCCGCCTGTCCCCATCCCCTCTTCCAGTTCCTCTTCTCCTTTGCCAAATTCTGAGTCCGTCGAGCAAGCTTATCGACAATTGGAAAGGGAATGGGAATTTGAAAAAGAAAAAAAAGCTGTGGAAGCCCGATTGCTGCGCATGCAGGCACACTTAAAACGAAAGAAAACGCAATTGGAAAGCCAATGGCAAGCCTGTTCCACGTGGGAAAAGGTCAAGCATGAAGGCGAGCTGATTAAGGCGCATTTTGCCCAACTCAAGAAAGGTTTATCGCATTTAGAAGTCTGGGATTGGTTAGTGGACAAACCCTATACGCTTATCCTTAATCCGACTTGGACACCTCAGGAAGAAATGGCCCACCGCTTTAAGCGCGCTAAAAAGCTGCAAGCAGGCCTAAGCCATATGGCGGAACAAATCAATAAAACCGAGCAAGCCCTCTTAAAAAATGAGCAAGCGCTTGAAGAGGTGGAACGCATTCAAACCAAAGAAGAGCTGCTCCGCTTATTCTCTATTCCTGCCCGTGCTCCTGCTGTAAAAAAACAGACGACCCCTCTTCCGCCTTATCGAGAATATGTCTCATCAAGCGGCCTATTGATTTGGGTGGGAAGAAATGCTAAAGCCAATGATTCCTTGACCTTTCGCTTAGCCCGAGGATCGGATTGGTGGCTTCATGCGCAAGGCTTTCCTGGATCGCATGTCCTCATTCGCACGCAAAAAGGCCAAGACCCCGATCCGGATGCAATAGCAGATGCCATTCAGCTCGCTCTTTATCATAGTCAAGCAAAAGAGCGGCAAGAAGCAGAGATTTGCCTCACCCAGAGAAAGTACGTGTCCCGTTTGGGAAAAGGGCAGCCAGGGAAGGTTCAAATTTCCAAGCACAAGACAATCTGGGCCCGGTTCGATCCTCAGCGGTATCAGGCAATCAAGCAAAGACGGCAATTGAACGCGGACGATTAA
- a CDS encoding tetratricopeptide repeat protein — translation MTTPVAEKEVLIEFDKEFYKDRIQSLINPAIHRFQRILKSYTLFNLFFICLLIAEVIYFFVHLTVLLQTFVLAIHLALIFATLFSYFTLRMYFQTRKTEQLIELKNDFVKACQGDLNDSTDIPEQHLTVAYACCKLAADLHGKEYTIYTCPFWLDFLSSSLEKLCCWLHWPDVHTMKELLLQACIEQHIKLVRLEPTDLEAHAGLANAYVMLSGLYVDPRTIEGLDDERWIPPNKYNRVFQQKFRTTAERAIEEFKILSDYAPHDPWVHAQLAYSYRDLQMPIEEIKEYEIILQLCPEDKETLFKLGKLYFEQGLNAKGLQIYETLRRSNYKKAESLIHFYGAYSHPIGS, via the coding sequence ATGACGACTCCTGTAGCGGAAAAAGAAGTTCTAATTGAATTTGATAAAGAATTTTATAAGGATCGAATTCAGTCTTTAATTAATCCGGCTATCCATAGATTTCAAAGAATTTTAAAGTCCTATACTTTATTTAATCTATTTTTTATTTGTCTGCTGATAGCAGAAGTGATCTATTTTTTTGTTCATCTGACAGTTCTCCTGCAAACATTTGTTTTAGCCATTCATTTGGCTTTGATTTTTGCCACGCTATTTTCCTATTTTACTTTGCGCATGTATTTTCAAACGCGGAAGACGGAGCAATTGATCGAGCTAAAAAATGACTTTGTGAAGGCTTGTCAAGGAGATTTAAATGACTCCACGGACATCCCCGAGCAACACTTAACTGTTGCTTACGCTTGCTGTAAATTAGCAGCGGATCTGCATGGCAAAGAATACACAATTTACACATGTCCTTTTTGGCTGGATTTTCTTTCTTCTTCTCTTGAAAAGCTTTGCTGTTGGCTGCATTGGCCAGATGTGCATACCATGAAAGAATTGCTCCTCCAAGCTTGCATTGAACAGCATATTAAGCTTGTTCGCCTGGAACCCACGGATTTGGAAGCCCATGCAGGCCTTGCCAATGCCTACGTCATGCTATCCGGCCTTTATGTTGATCCCAGGACGATTGAAGGGTTGGATGATGAACGTTGGATACCTCCGAACAAATATAATCGCGTTTTCCAACAAAAATTTCGTACAACGGCAGAAAGGGCGATTGAAGAATTTAAAATTTTAAGCGATTATGCCCCCCACGATCCCTGGGTTCATGCCCAGCTCGCTTATAGCTACCGAGACCTGCAAATGCCTATAGAGGAAATCAAGGAATATGAAATTATTCTTCAACTTTGCCCAGAAGACAAAGAAACCTTGTTTAAGCTAGGAAAACTTTATTTTGAACAGGGGCTAAATGCTAAAGGCCTGCAAATTTATGAAACATTAAGAAGATCGAATTATAAGAAAGCAGAAAGCCTAATTCATTTTTATGGAGCCTATTCGCATCCTATCGGATCTTAG
- a CDS encoding DMT family transporter encodes MLYVILLYALFASVFTIAKTGLEYSQPFFLVGTRMLLAGCILLGYQKFVKKEVFSFNRQTWWKILQLAAFNIYLTNVFEFWGLKYLTSFKTCFIYSLSPFLSALFCYMLFSEKLSPKKWMGLLIGFMGFLPILMSHTSSEEQTGHLLFFSWAELSVMMAAICSVYGWIVLMQLVNQHKLSPVTANGTSMFVGGAFALVHSLIVEDWNPIPVTNVTIFLECTLLLILISNLICYNLYGTLLKRYSATFISFAGFTTPLFTALFGWIFLGEVVTWPFYVSFVIVLAGLFVFDQDELKQSYQDKLLASKPSEA; translated from the coding sequence ATGCTATACGTGATCCTTTTATATGCTTTATTTGCAAGTGTATTTACAATAGCCAAAACCGGATTAGAGTATTCGCAACCCTTTTTTCTAGTCGGTACGCGCATGCTATTAGCTGGTTGTATTTTGTTGGGTTATCAAAAATTTGTGAAGAAAGAAGTTTTTTCTTTTAATCGGCAAACGTGGTGGAAAATCCTGCAGTTGGCAGCTTTTAACATTTATTTAACAAATGTATTTGAATTTTGGGGCTTAAAATATTTAACCTCTTTTAAAACTTGTTTTATTTATAGTCTTTCCCCTTTTCTCTCGGCTCTATTTTGCTATATGCTTTTTTCTGAAAAACTTTCGCCTAAAAAATGGATGGGTTTGCTAATTGGATTTATGGGATTTCTTCCCATTTTAATGAGCCATACGAGCAGTGAAGAGCAGACAGGGCACCTTCTCTTTTTCTCATGGGCTGAATTATCCGTGATGATGGCGGCCATTTGCAGCGTATACGGTTGGATTGTTCTCATGCAGTTGGTGAATCAGCATAAGCTTTCTCCGGTTACGGCTAATGGAACAAGCATGTTTGTAGGAGGGGCCTTTGCCCTTGTGCATTCGCTAATCGTTGAAGACTGGAATCCCATTCCGGTCACCAATGTGACCATTTTCTTGGAATGCACGCTTTTGCTCATCCTCATTTCCAATTTAATCTGCTATAATTTATACGGAACGCTTTTGAAGCGTTATTCGGCAACATTCATTTCTTTTGCCGGTTTTACTACTCCTCTCTTTACGGCTTTGTTTGGATGGATCTTCTTAGGAGAAGTCGTGACTTGGCCTTTTTATGTATCTTTTGTGATTGTGTTAGCTGGTCTTTTTGTATTTGATCAAGATGAATTGAAGCAAAGCTATCAAGACAAGTTACTCGCATCCAAGCCAAGCGAAGCGTAA
- a CDS encoding F-box-like domain-containing protein, protein MSLISISHFAEYNHFSSPLKVYNPTSSITLEYVSSLLEFHGLVQQTFEDYFQREKPSLAQWERFKNDYLIREEGSTTTIKVKSTNIEMRDKRQKQIILAVTSLYRHLLKQSAVLNQTESPSFASLKEAGTECKEEEKAPIHYLNYLAPLDFSSSNPKPGPIQILPNEILDHIFSFVIKSWQDMGRISLTCKNFAYITLDPGCLKRYFQQSPAFYQISRPDLSRRLLDYTHFHPTQLNPRQTDLSDKDLAIIANQGSQLSNLILQGGSFTVEGLKNLLQNCPELQTIEFHRCHLDHIDECISILGLYAPQLKHLRVIDCPMTDQSLLALAACKLQLLSFEYWNSLSQGTLTDYGLIPFFDSLPYLETVKLTGCLHATENALLALIEKPIPPTLEKKGSRLKEVGFSYCGYAGQALLESLADNCLKLEKLTLGFAPSLCTTNLLQKKQGLVRIFQDCNQLSSISLSDCRYLDEEAFKLLTLTPTASSLKELELYRCIRLTPIFTQNLRNWTHLNTFKYQPFKPKDTVETPPLLKATPLLSELAHLNLQTLSLVDCPILMDCPKKENSLNSYLEKKGSSLKHFELKGCGSFGASLLDKLGENCQNLENLELLISPSTNPFDDKSLEKLVKGCPALRTLQLKSPSRNSCGSFSHQALNILAKGSPQLCHLTLEGFLLAPSKAFNNQSSESTEPKPEILGQESEIHRSLKAFTRRCIHLTHLGLPKNQLNATDALLLLNAFSAEMRSLDIDQTSWSHQEKVIDAITQCKRLQNLQLCSTLITQEQLKHAIDALPHLQYLEIRNGEHLQLDSSPPSFFPPSLFVKK, encoded by the coding sequence ATGAGCTTGATCTCCATTTCTCATTTTGCTGAGTATAATCACTTTAGTAGCCCTTTAAAAGTATACAATCCGACCTCTTCTATTACACTGGAGTATGTTTCAAGCCTCCTAGAATTTCATGGGCTAGTCCAGCAAACATTCGAGGATTATTTTCAAAGGGAAAAGCCTTCTTTAGCACAGTGGGAAAGGTTTAAAAACGATTATCTCATTCGAGAAGAGGGATCAACAACCACAATCAAGGTAAAAAGCACAAATATTGAAATGAGAGATAAGCGGCAAAAGCAAATTATTTTAGCCGTTACCAGTCTTTATCGTCATCTTCTAAAACAATCAGCTGTTCTCAATCAAACAGAAAGTCCTTCTTTTGCTTCTTTAAAAGAAGCAGGGACAGAATGTAAAGAGGAAGAGAAAGCACCTATCCATTATTTAAATTACCTAGCTCCTCTTGATTTTTCTTCCTCAAATCCAAAGCCCGGTCCCATTCAAATCTTGCCTAATGAAATCCTCGATCATATTTTCTCTTTTGTGATAAAAAGCTGGCAAGACATGGGACGCATTAGCTTAACTTGTAAGAACTTTGCCTATATCACTCTGGATCCAGGCTGTTTAAAACGCTATTTTCAACAATCCCCGGCTTTTTATCAAATTTCGCGACCGGATTTAAGTCGTCGTTTACTCGATTATACGCATTTTCATCCTACTCAACTGAATCCACGCCAAACAGATTTATCAGATAAAGACTTAGCAATTATTGCCAATCAAGGCTCGCAATTAAGCAATTTAATTTTGCAAGGAGGCTCCTTTACCGTTGAAGGCCTAAAAAACCTTTTACAAAATTGCCCTGAGCTGCAAACCATCGAATTTCACCGTTGCCATCTTGATCACATTGACGAATGCATCTCCATCCTTGGCTTGTATGCCCCTCAGCTTAAGCATTTGAGAGTGATTGATTGCCCCATGACCGACCAATCTTTACTCGCCTTAGCGGCTTGCAAGCTTCAGCTGCTTTCTTTCGAATATTGGAACAGCTTAAGCCAAGGAACCTTGACAGATTATGGCTTAATCCCTTTCTTTGATAGTTTGCCTTATCTGGAAACAGTAAAATTAACAGGTTGTCTGCATGCTACTGAAAATGCCTTGTTAGCATTAATTGAAAAGCCCATTCCTCCCACACTGGAAAAGAAAGGCTCTCGCTTAAAAGAAGTGGGCTTTTCTTATTGCGGCTATGCAGGCCAAGCATTGCTCGAGTCTCTGGCTGATAATTGTTTAAAATTAGAAAAACTTACCTTGGGGTTCGCTCCTTCCCTATGCACAACGAATTTATTACAAAAAAAACAAGGGCTTGTTCGCATCTTTCAAGACTGCAATCAGTTAAGCTCTATTAGCCTATCGGATTGCAGGTATTTGGATGAAGAGGCGTTTAAATTGCTGACATTGACACCTACCGCCTCTTCTTTAAAGGAATTAGAATTATACCGCTGCATTCGCCTAACGCCAATTTTTACCCAGAATTTACGCAATTGGACGCATTTAAACACATTTAAATATCAACCGTTCAAGCCTAAAGATACAGTAGAAACCCCTCCTCTCTTAAAAGCCACTCCTCTCTTATCCGAACTCGCTCATTTGAATTTACAGACCTTGAGCCTGGTGGACTGTCCTATACTGATGGACTGTCCTAAAAAGGAAAATTCCTTAAATAGCTATCTGGAAAAGAAGGGATCCTCTCTTAAGCATTTCGAATTGAAGGGTTGCGGATCATTCGGCGCCTCTTTGCTTGATAAACTTGGAGAGAATTGCCAAAACTTAGAGAACCTGGAACTATTGATTTCCCCATCAACAAATCCTTTTGACGATAAAAGTCTGGAAAAATTAGTGAAAGGGTGCCCTGCTTTACGCACCTTGCAGTTAAAATCTCCTTCTCGAAATAGCTGTGGCAGTTTTTCTCATCAGGCCCTAAACATACTAGCCAAGGGTTCCCCTCAACTCTGCCATCTCACCTTGGAAGGATTTCTGTTAGCTCCCTCTAAGGCATTTAATAATCAATCAAGCGAGAGCACAGAGCCAAAACCTGAAATACTAGGCCAAGAATCAGAGATACACAGAAGCTTAAAAGCCTTTACTAGGCGCTGTATCCATTTGACTCATTTGGGCCTGCCCAAAAACCAATTGAATGCCACAGATGCTCTCCTTCTTCTCAACGCTTTTTCAGCCGAAATGCGTTCTTTGGATATCGATCAAACATCTTGGTCACATCAAGAGAAAGTGATTGACGCAATTACACAGTGCAAGCGTTTGCAAAACCTGCAGCTTTGCTCTACGCTTATCACTCAAGAGCAGCTAAAACACGCTATTGACGCTCTTCCCCACTTGCAATACTTAGAGATAAGAAATGGCGAGCATCTACAACTTGATTCCTCCCCCCCCTCCTTTTTTCCTCCTTCTTTATTCGTTAAGAAATAG
- a CDS encoding response regulator transcription factor: MQKTKILLIEDEEDIASLIKLQAELAGYKVHVEMDGLNGYLAVERERPDIIVLDIMLPGLNGLDVCRKIKSNPDFEHIPIIIISAKSEELDVVLGLELGADDYVAKPFSLKVLFSRIKAVMRRGKEPEKEAKVLTFGDFTMEVDRYLLRKRDKSIALTLSEFGILRRLLLNRGKVLTRNQLLDDVQNDEAFIIDRNIDVHIASLRKKLGPNFDGIETVRGVGYRFKDED; this comes from the coding sequence ATGCAAAAAACAAAAATTTTATTGATAGAAGACGAAGAAGATATTGCTTCGCTTATTAAGCTGCAGGCTGAGCTTGCTGGCTATAAGGTCCATGTAGAAATGGACGGTTTAAATGGTTATTTGGCTGTCGAAAGAGAAAGGCCGGATATCATTGTTTTGGATATTATGTTGCCGGGTTTAAATGGATTGGATGTTTGTCGGAAAATTAAAAGCAATCCCGATTTTGAACATATTCCTATCATTATTATTTCGGCTAAGAGTGAAGAATTGGATGTCGTATTAGGCTTGGAATTAGGCGCTGACGACTATGTGGCCAAGCCATTTTCATTAAAAGTTCTCTTTTCTCGCATTAAAGCGGTCATGAGACGTGGCAAAGAACCTGAAAAGGAAGCAAAAGTGCTTACATTCGGTGATTTCACAATGGAAGTCGACCGTTATTTGTTGCGCAAAAGGGATAAATCGATCGCCTTGACCTTGTCAGAATTTGGAATTTTGCGCCGTTTGTTGCTCAATCGTGGAAAGGTTTTAACACGCAACCAATTATTGGATGATGTGCAAAACGATGAAGCGTTTATCATTGACCGCAATATAGACGTGCACATTGCTTCCTTGCGCAAAAAATTAGGTCCTAATTTTGATGGGATCGAGACCGTCCGTGGTGTCGGCTATCGCTTTAAGGATGAAGATTAA
- a CDS encoding leucine-rich repeat domain-containing protein: MDGWGSPHIEELDLSGSQKLPAEELLKLKDKYPNLKKLDVSETSIRTLDGLELPHLEELDLSGCRKLPTEECLKLKDKCPNLKKLDVSETDIRTLDGLELPHLEELDITDSTLSEKIKGLNLKDKFPNLKKFNASSLPY, encoded by the coding sequence TTGGATGGCTGGGGTTCCCCTCATATTGAAGAGTTAGATTTAAGCGGTTCTCAAAAGCTGCCCGCAGAAGAACTTCTTAAGCTCAAAGATAAATATCCAAATCTTAAAAAACTTGATGTGAGCGAGACTAGTATTCGCACCTTGGATGGTTTGGAACTCCCTCATCTTGAAGAGTTAGATTTAAGCGGTTGTCGAAAGCTGCCCACAGAAGAATGTCTTAAGCTTAAAGATAAATGTCCAAATCTTAAAAAACTTGATGTGAGCGAGACTGATATTCGCACCTTGGATGGTTTGGAACTCCCTCATCTTGAAGAGTTAGATATAACCGATTCGACTTTATCAGAAAAAATTAAGGGTCTTAACCTCAAAGATAAATTCCCAAATCTCAAAAAATTTAACGCTTCATCTCTTCCGTATTAG